The Mauremys reevesii isolate NIE-2019 linkage group 13, ASM1616193v1, whole genome shotgun sequence genome contains a region encoding:
- the MC3R gene encoding melanocortin receptor 3, producing the protein MNTTHCALTFQPVLVNTTEDFNDSILLSNRSSNGFCEQVFIKAEVFLTLGIISLLENILVILAVLKNGNLHSPMYFFLCSLAAADMLVSMSNALETIMIAILSNGYLIIDDHFIQHMDNVFDSMICISLVASICNLLVIAIDRYITIFYALRYHSIMTVKKALALIVVIWIACIICGIMFIVYSESKTVIVCLITMFFTMLLLMASLYVHMFLFARLHVKRIAALPVDGVPHQRTCMKGAVTITILLGVFIVCWAPFFLHLILIISCPTNPHCVCYTSHFNTYLVLIMCNSVIDPLIYAFRSLEMRKTFKELVCCCYGMSVGRCIL; encoded by the coding sequence ATGAATACTACACACTGTGCACTTACATTTCAGCCTGTGCTGGTTAATACCACTGAGGACTTCAATGACTCAATCCTCCTCAGCAACAGGAGCAGCAATGGATTTTGTGAGCAAGTCTTCATTAAAGCCGAGGTCTTCTTGACATTAGGGATCATCAGCCTGCTGGAAAACATCCTCGTAATCCTTGCGGTGCTGAAGAACGGAAACCTACATtcccccatgtactttttcctgtGCAGCTTGGCAGCGGCAGATATGCTAGTGAGCATGTCAAATGCCCTGGAGACTATCATGATTGCGATCCTGAGCAATGGCTACTTGATCATTGATGACCACTTTATCCAGCATATGGACAATGTCTTTGACTCAATGATCTGTATCTCTTTGGTAGCCTCAATTTGCAACCTCTTGGTTATAGCTATTGACAGGTACATTACTATTTTCTACGCTCTTCGTTATCACAGCATCATGACTGTAAAGAAAGCCTTAGCTCTAATTGTGGTTATTTGGATTGCTTGCATAATCTGCGGCATCATGTTCATTGTCTACTCAGAAAGCAAAACTGTCATTGTCTGTCTCATCACCATGTTCTTTACCATGCTTCTTCTCATGGCCTCCCTTTATGTACACATGTTCTTGTTTGCACGCCTGCATGTTAAACGGATCGCAGCCCTCCCAGTGGATGGGGTTCCTCATCAGCGGACCTGTATGAAGGGGGCTGTGACAATCACTATATTACTTGGGGTCTTCATTGTTTGTTGGGCACCTTTCTTCCTTCATCTCATTCTCATCATTTCTTGCCCCACAAACCCACACTGTGTTTGCTACACCTCACATTTCAACACGTATCTGGTCCTGATTATGTGTAATTCGGTCATCGACCCCCTAATTTATGCTTTCCGGAGTCTGGAAATGAGAAAGACATTCAAAGAGTTAGTATGTTGCTGTTATGGTATGAGTGTGGGACGGTGCATTCTGTAA